One part of the Pseudomonas sp. MYb118 genome encodes these proteins:
- a CDS encoding cytochrome c: MTLKKIAVVLLACLSLSACGGVDPNSPLGQRKAIFKQMLKTGEDLGGMLRGRIAFDGDKFAAGAVKLDALSHEPWKHFPQVREEDHTSAKDDVWQKQARFQELARTLEAATGELVVASQVKPYKAGNLGPAVQKVEDACSACHKEFRDH; this comes from the coding sequence TCTCGTTGTCCGCCTGTGGTGGCGTCGACCCGAATTCGCCGTTGGGTCAACGCAAGGCGATCTTCAAACAGATGCTCAAGACCGGCGAAGACCTGGGCGGCATGTTGCGTGGCCGCATTGCATTCGACGGTGACAAATTTGCCGCCGGTGCCGTGAAGCTCGATGCGTTGTCCCATGAGCCGTGGAAGCATTTCCCGCAGGTGCGCGAAGAGGATCACACCAGCGCCAAGGATGATGTCTGGCAAAAACAGGCACGTTTTCAGGAGCTGGCCCGTACCCTCGAGGCGGCCACCGGTGAGCTGGTGGTTGCCAGCCAGGTTAAGCCCTACAAGGCCGGCAACCTGGGGCCGGCGGTGCAGAAAGTCGAAGATGCCTGCAGTGCGTGCCATAAGGAATTCCGGGATCATTGA